The Mesorhizobium sp. B2-1-8 genomic interval AGCCAGCCTGGCACTTGCCGCAGCATTCCAGGGATGGCCACAGGCACGTTGCAATCGTGCCTGACCATTCCGGCATTGCCGAAAGACGTCGCGGTGCCGGGGGGCAACGGGTCAAGGACCGTGACGTTCAGACCTGCCCGCTTCAAATAAAGAGCTGCGCTGACGCCGACGATGCCCGCTCCAATAATTGCCACTTCCTTGACCAATTCCGGCATGTAGACGTTCACCCAATTTTTGAATTTCAAGCGCACGAACGTAAATTCAGGGCCGGTTGTCAAGCATGGACGGCAGGTCCGCCGCCTTCAGGACAGCAATAGCGGAAGCGACAGGGCGCTTCGCAAAGGGCGAGAAGTTTCAGACCGATTGTCGTACCGATGTTTGTCCACGTCCCGAACGCCCCAAAGGCAGAATGCGTCCGCCGCGGCGAAGAGTTCAAAATTGCAAACCGGAGCGGAACATCAGAGCTCTCTAACGGTTCTATCTTGGTCGATTTCCAAGGTAGGGGCGGCCGTGTCAGCGTTTGTGTCGTGTATTTTTCTGGTTTGACGGCGAGTGATCTCTTAGGCGGCGTTGTCTCCTTATTGGCCTGTTGTGTGTTCTACAACGTTATCGCAGAGGGTCGCCCGCACCGGTAGGCGCGGGAGCCGAGCGCCTGGCCCGCTGGCTCCGCTTTTCATGCCGCCGTGCGGGAACCTAGTATCCTTCGGCTGGTTCAAATGGCGACAGCTCCCACGCTGCTGGTCAGATCCCCTTAGACTAGGCCGGCCCGCTTCGCCGTCAGTGAGGCGCCCACTACATGGCAATTCAGGTCTGCCCTAATCGCGAAACCCGCTGCGGAAAGCTGGCGAGCTCACGCCGACGAGGCGCGTTACCTTGCCAAGCAAACCGGGCGAACAGGGTCCTGCTGCACGGATAGAACATAATGAGCTTAGGCCTCTTCGCTTTGCGCGGTGATGGCGTCACGATTTGAGCGCCCAAACGAAACTCTGCATTGGCCGCCTCTTCACTAAACGCGCGATCCTCCCAGAAACAAATTGGAACGGAACTACTCTTTTTCTCATTACAGATGCTGGGCAATGGAAGGGAACCGTGTGATGGAAATCCAGGGTATTTATGCCGCTCTCGCGACAGCAAGCATTGCCAGTGCAGAGAAGTTTTATACCCAACTGTTCGGCCGGGAGCCTGATGATCGCCCCATGAATGGACTGATCCAATGGCGCGGCGTCGCAGGGGCGAACATTCAAATCTTCCAGGACGAGGAAAATGCCGGGTCCGGTAGACTGACCGTCGTCGTGCCGGAAATGTCTAAGGCCCGCATGGCGCTTGAGCAGATTGGTGTGACGTTAGAGGATGAATTACAGGGCGACTACGGCAGGATCGCCCAAATTGTGGACCCTGATGGGAATCGCATCACTCTTGCGGAGCCACCCTCAAAACCCTTCAAAACATAACACCGAAAGCTCAGCCAGCCAAAAATATTTTTGCCGGAGCCGCGTTTCGACGACCGGTCTAGCGCTTGAGCGTTCCGTATCGCATGCTGGACCTTATGTCGCAGCGTTCTATAATTAGTGACCCAGCCTTCTCGTGCTCACTATAGTTGCCGTTAGGGTGGGTAATGTAAGGAATGTCGCGGGCGACAGACGAGTTCGGGGCAATGGTCATGTTGATTCCCGGTTCACTTGTGGCGGGGCAGTAAGGTCAGCTCTTCACGCGTTCGCCATTTGGATCATACCAGGGGGAGATCTGGGCTGATGCGGGATAACGCTTTAGGGCTACTTCGATCTCGACTGGTTTGTCTCTAAGGAAGGCCAGATCCACTCCATCCGCCGATGTCACGTAACCCATAGCTAGCGATGCACCCACGCGGTGGCCATAAGCCCCCGAAGTTATCGCACCTATAATTTTCCCATCGCGCAAAATCGGCTCTTGGTGATAGACTAGGGGCGCATCAGAGTTATCGAGCTTCAGCTGAATCAGCCTGCGCTTCGTCGTTCCTTTCTCTTTCTGCTGGAGAAGGGCATCTCGACCTATAAACCCGTTGGTCTTGTTCCAATCGACCGCAAATCCCAGTCCCGCCTCGAGGGGAGTGTCCTCATCGCCAATATCGTGACCCCAGTGCCGGTACCCCTTCTCCATGCGTAGCGAGTTAATGGCAAAATAGCCGCCATGGCGCAGTCTAAACTCCTCGCCCGCTGTGACCAGACAATCGAATACATGAGTGGCGAACTCGGTTGGCATGTAAAGCTCCCAGCCAAGCTCGCCAACAAATGTTAGGCGGGTGGCGCGCACACGCGCGTAACCGAGTTCGATTTCTCGGCTGGTGCCAAAGGGGAACCCTTCTGCCGAGAAATCGTCGGGAGAAACAGCCTTCAGCAAGTTTCGCGAGTTGGGGCCCATTAGAGCCAGCATCGACAGCCCTGAAGTGACATCTTGTACGAAGACGTGGGCATCTGGAGCGATATGTTTGATAAGCCACGCAAAGTCGCGCCGTTGCGACGTACCCGATGTGGCGACAATGAATTCGATTTCCGAAATTCGAGTCACCGTGACGTCAGCTTCAATGCCGCCATGGGCATTGAGCCATTGTGTGTAAACGACTTTGCCAGAAGGGACATCAATCTCATTTGCGCACAGGTAGTTGAGGGCCTTGCAGGCATCCCTACCGCGTACCAGGAATTTGACTAGGCTAGAGTGATCGAAAAGCGTGACGTTCGCCGCCGTATTACGACACTCCTCACCGCAGAGTTCAAACCAGTTCTGGCGCCCGAAGGAGTAGTCTATTGTTGGCGTGGTGCCCGGTGCTCCAAAAAAGCCGGGCCGTTCGAACCCAGCAGCCTCAGTCATGCATGCACCTGCCGCTAAAAGCCTGTCATGAAACGGGCCGCGCCGGATATCACGTGCAGTGTTATATTGACGATATGGCCAGTGCATCTGAAGCAAGAGACCGAGACTTTCTACGGTTCGGTCATGGAGATACTTTCTATTGGACTGGAAGGACATCGTGCGGCTCACATCAACGTCGATAAGATCCATCGGGGGGCGGCCGTCGCGGATCCATTGAGCAAGCGCCTTGCCTACGCCACCCGATGCGCCGATGCCTAAAGAGTTGAACCCGGTAGCACAAAAAAGACCGGGCACCTCCACCGTCTCGCCAACGTAGTATCGATGATCGGGCGTGAAGCTCTCTGGTCCGTTGAAGAAAAGCCTAATTCCAGCTTCCTTCAGCAAGGGGACTCGCTTTGTCGCTAAATCCAATACTGGTTCAAAATGATCAAAATCAGCTGGCAGTGAATCAAAGCAGAAATCAGGGGATATACCATTATGCCCCCATGGTTTTGCTTTTGGCTCAAAGCAGCCAAGGAGAAGCTTGCCGGCATCTTCTTTATAGTACGCATACTCGTCGCTTAAGATCATTATCGGTAGATTGCGCGGCAGATCAGGGATGGGTTCGGTCACAATGTAGAAATGCTCCGCCGCGTGCAATGGAAGCGTTACACCGACCTGCATCGCGAGATCGCGTGACCACATTCCGCCGCAGATCACGACCGTCTTCGCTCGGATCCTTCCTCTGGTTGTCTCCACGCCCGAGGTTCGACCGTTGTCAACGAGGATGCGGACGACCGGTGTGTTTTCTAGGATCCGAGCGCCGCGGTTGCGGGCGCCCTTTGCATAAGCTTGGGTCAAATCGGTCGGATTGCCTTGCCCGTCGTTTGGCATCCAGATGCCGCCTACAATTCCGTCGATGTTTATCGGCGACCAGCGTTCTTTGATTTCGCCTGGGCTCACATGATCGACCACCAAGCCGAAGTTCCGCCCCATCGAAGCGCCGCGATCCAATTCTTCCATACGTGCGTCCGATGTAGCAATACGCAAACAACCCTTTTGGACAAAGCCCGTCGCCTGGCCCGTTTCCTCCTCCAGCGTAGCGAACAATTCGCTTGTGTATTTTGCAAGCTCAGTCAGTTGTCTTGTCGCGCGCATTTGCGTGACCTGCCCCGCTGCGTGCCATGTCGTTCCACAGGCCAGTTGTTTGCGTTCACAAAGAACGACGTCGTTAATTCCGATTTTGGTCAGATGATACGCGATTGAACACCCCGCTACGCCGCCACCAATAATCACAACCTCGGCCTGCTCTGGAACGTCTGACATCTTTGTCTCTTCAGATACACTGGCGCGATGCGCCGTGAGGGCAATTTGTTCGATTTCACCAGTCTGGCGCGAGTTAATCAATGCACAAACGATTGTTCTTGTCAATGACAGGGCCTTTATCAACCAAAGACAGCTACGGCTGATTAGACGATGATGCCGCCATCTGGGCTTCGGCGCATCTGACGAGCATTACGCGCCGTATCTTTGCAATCGTCTCCATGGCCAACATCCAAAACACAAATGCCTCCGATCAAACCGGAGGCATCTTGATGCCCCCATCGTTAAGGGGTCCAGTTTGGACGAAAATCACCCCTCAAACAGGGTCCTCATTCCACGAAAAATCACAGTATTGGCTGTTTCAAGCGTGATGATGAGTGGTGCCCGTCCTCGCGCAAGCTCGCCGAAACCATCCGCCACGTCCGGCATAGTAGACCTTCCCGGCTTGTTGACGGTCCAGACAGAGCGAGGCTATCCGGCGTGGTTTGGCACCATCCACTCGACAATACCATCGGAGCCCTGCTGGTCCATTTCCGCAGAAGCCCCTGGAATGCACGAGAACAATCGTTTGTGCTTGCTCAAATCCTGCGCTATAGGGAGGTTGTGGCCGTCAGCCGCGGCCGCCACCGCAGGAGAGTTCATGGCGGAACGATTTCTGGGAATCGACCTGGGCTCGGGCAGCCTCAAGGCGACGGTCATCGATGGGCGTGGCGAAGTGATCGACGCTGCCTCCGCCAGCCTTATGACGAGCTATCGCCATCCGGGCTGGGCAGAGCAGGATCCGAAGGAATGGATCGCCGCAATGTCCTCCGCCCTGAAGTGCCTTGCCGAGAAAGGCAGCCTGCAGGGCGTTACCGCGGCGGCGGTCTCTTCCGGAACTCATATCGTGGTGCTCGTCGACGAGAAGGGTGAGATTCTCCGCCCCGCCATCCTCTGGAGCGATCAGCGCAGCGCCGCGGAATCGGCTGAGTTGGTCCGGCTGTACGGCGAGCGCATCCTGCAGGTCGGCTATCAGAAGGCGAATCCGACGTGGACCCTGCCGCAGCTTCTGTGGCTGCGCCGACATGAGCCCCAGATCGTCTCGCGTGTCCACCGGGTCTATCCCGCCAAGGATTATCTGCGCTTCTTCCTCACCGGGCGCTGGGAGACAGACTACGTGGACGCCGCCGGCACGCTAATGCTGGACATGGCGGCAAACGCGTGGTCGCCCGAACTGGCAGAGATGATCGGCTGGGATCTGTCGACCATGCCGCCGATCGGCAGTCCGTTCGCTCTTGCCGGCACGGTAACGCCGCAGGCGGCGACGATGACTGGCCTTGCCGAGGGAACTCCCGTCGTCATGGGGGCTTCGGACAGCTCGGTGGAGATGTTGACCGCGGGCGCGGCCGAACCCGGCCTGGCCGCGATCAAGCTCGCGACTG includes:
- a CDS encoding VOC family protein, whose product is MEIQGIYAALATASIASAEKFYTQLFGREPDDRPMNGLIQWRGVAGANIQIFQDEENAGSGRLTVVVPEMSKARMALEQIGVTLEDELQGDYGRIAQIVDPDGNRITLAEPPSKPFKT
- a CDS encoding GcvT family protein, yielding MSDVPEQAEVVIIGGGVAGCSIAYHLTKIGINDVVLCERKQLACGTTWHAAGQVTQMRATRQLTELAKYTSELFATLEEETGQATGFVQKGCLRIATSDARMEELDRGASMGRNFGLVVDHVSPGEIKERWSPINIDGIVGGIWMPNDGQGNPTDLTQAYAKGARNRGARILENTPVVRILVDNGRTSGVETTRGRIRAKTVVICGGMWSRDLAMQVGVTLPLHAAEHFYIVTEPIPDLPRNLPIMILSDEYAYYKEDAGKLLLGCFEPKAKPWGHNGISPDFCFDSLPADFDHFEPVLDLATKRVPLLKEAGIRLFFNGPESFTPDHRYYVGETVEVPGLFCATGFNSLGIGASGGVGKALAQWIRDGRPPMDLIDVDVSRTMSFQSNRKYLHDRTVESLGLLLQMHWPYRQYNTARDIRRGPFHDRLLAAGACMTEAAGFERPGFFGAPGTTPTIDYSFGRQNWFELCGEECRNTAANVTLFDHSSLVKFLVRGRDACKALNYLCANEIDVPSGKVVYTQWLNAHGGIEADVTVTRISEIEFIVATSGTSQRRDFAWLIKHIAPDAHVFVQDVTSGLSMLALMGPNSRNLLKAVSPDDFSAEGFPFGTSREIELGYARVRATRLTFVGELGWELYMPTEFATHVFDCLVTAGEEFRLRHGGYFAINSLRMEKGYRHWGHDIGDEDTPLEAGLGFAVDWNKTNGFIGRDALLQQKEKGTTKRRLIQLKLDNSDAPLVYHQEPILRDGKIIGAITSGAYGHRVGASLAMGYVTSADGVDLAFLRDKPVEIEVALKRYPASAQISPWYDPNGERVKS
- the xylB gene encoding xylulokinase, which encodes MAERFLGIDLGSGSLKATVIDGRGEVIDAASASLMTSYRHPGWAEQDPKEWIAAMSSALKCLAEKGSLQGVTAAAVSSGTHIVVLVDEKGEILRPAILWSDQRSAAESAELVRLYGERILQVGYQKANPTWTLPQLLWLRRHEPQIVSRVHRVYPAKDYLRFFLTGRWETDYVDAAGTLMLDMAANAWSPELAEMIGWDLSTMPPIGSPFALAGTVTPQAATMTGLAEGTPVVMGASDSSVEMLTAGAAEPGLAAIKLATAGVVAVVSEKAHPHADLLNYRHIDPDYWYVVAATNSCASAHRWLQENLVTGHDGFVELDRLAASVEPGAEGLIFHPFLNGERSPYWDTQLRAGFLGMSMRHGHAHFVRALYEGIGFSLLDCLNSLPKELGALREARIIGGGARSPVWRQIIADIFRIRVVWPENDDASFGTALLAAVGIGQFPFVRDAVRTCVRFRKVCEPNDAAAEVYASRYPFYCETVKALQPLYRKYTVA